The Pseudomonas sp. TH06 genome has a window encoding:
- the ispH gene encoding 4-hydroxy-3-methylbut-2-enyl diphosphate reductase, which yields MQIKLANPRGFCAGVDRAIEIVNRALEVFGPPIYVRHEVVHNKFVVEDLRSRGAIFVEELDQVPDDVIVIFSAHGVSQAVRTEAAGRGLKVFDATCPLVTKVHIEVAKYSRDGRECILIGHAGHPEVEGTMGQYDGSNGGAIYLVEDEKDVAELQVHNPEKLAFVTQTTLSMDDTSRVIDALRTRFPAIGGPRKDDICYATQNRQDAVKQLADECDVVLVVGSPNSSNSNRLRELAERMATPAYLIDGAEDLQKSWFDGVERIGITAGASAPEVLVRGVIQQLQAWGATGADELAGREENITFSMPKELRVRSI from the coding sequence ATGCAAATCAAACTCGCCAACCCCCGTGGCTTCTGCGCCGGCGTGGACCGGGCGATCGAAATCGTCAACCGCGCCCTGGAAGTCTTCGGGCCGCCGATCTACGTGCGCCATGAAGTGGTGCACAACAAGTTCGTCGTCGAAGACCTGCGCAGTCGTGGCGCGATATTCGTCGAAGAACTGGATCAGGTGCCGGACGACGTCATCGTGATCTTCAGTGCTCACGGCGTATCCCAAGCCGTGCGTACCGAAGCCGCTGGCCGTGGCCTGAAGGTGTTTGACGCCACTTGCCCACTGGTGACCAAGGTGCACATCGAAGTGGCGAAATACAGCCGCGACGGTCGTGAATGCATTTTGATCGGACACGCCGGTCACCCGGAAGTCGAAGGCACCATGGGCCAGTACGACGGCAGCAATGGCGGCGCCATCTATCTCGTCGAAGACGAAAAAGACGTTGCCGAGTTGCAAGTGCATAACCCGGAAAAACTGGCATTTGTCACCCAGACCACCCTGTCGATGGATGACACCAGCCGGGTCATCGATGCCTTGCGCACGCGCTTCCCGGCAATCGGCGGCCCACGCAAGGACGACATTTGCTACGCCACGCAAAACCGTCAGGACGCGGTCAAGCAACTGGCCGACGAGTGTGACGTGGTGCTGGTGGTCGGCAGCCCGAATAGCTCCAACTCCAACCGATTGCGTGAACTGGCTGAGCGCATGGCAACGCCGGCCTACCTGATCGACGGCGCCGAAGATCTGCAAAAGAGCTGGTTCGATGGTGTCGAGCGAATCGGCATCACCGCCGGCGCCTCTGCTCCGGAAGTCCTGGTACGTGGCGTGATTCAGCAGTTGCAGGCCTGGGGCGCTACCGGCGCCGATGAGCTGGCCGGGCGCGAAGAGAACATCACGTTCTCGATGCCTAAAGAACTGCGCGTCCGTTCGATTTAA
- a CDS encoding prepilin-type N-terminal cleavage/methylation domain-containing protein, whose product MRQHNRGFGLIEMLIALTLGLIVVLGVVQIFISAKNTYVSQNSAAAMQEDARFVLSKMIQEIRMVGMFGCLGSITDSSTAGDFAAAQITPIIWDNANLKLTMVTADIGSGGGTPTWTVVSDCRNSATAYTGVRSATSGLINFPLRRLIYSFSNNQILMGTGSGTPTQQVLVNNVSAFTVTFGMATSATDVSASTYSNNPGDPARIRSVRLSLTLTDPNNQVATQTFNMVAALRNRLQ is encoded by the coding sequence ATGAGGCAGCATAACCGCGGCTTCGGGCTGATAGAAATGCTCATTGCCCTGACGTTGGGGCTGATCGTGGTGCTAGGGGTGGTGCAGATATTCATTTCCGCGAAAAACACCTATGTCAGCCAGAACAGCGCCGCCGCGATGCAGGAAGATGCCCGTTTCGTCTTGAGCAAGATGATTCAGGAAATCCGTATGGTCGGGATGTTCGGTTGCCTCGGCAGCATTACCGATTCGAGTACGGCGGGGGATTTTGCTGCTGCGCAGATCACGCCGATCATTTGGGACAACGCCAACCTCAAACTGACGATGGTGACGGCGGACATCGGCAGCGGTGGCGGGACGCCGACCTGGACGGTGGTTTCCGATTGCCGCAACAGTGCCACGGCGTATACCGGAGTGCGTAGCGCGACGAGTGGGTTGATCAACTTTCCGCTGCGTCGCCTGATCTACAGTTTCAGCAACAACCAGATACTGATGGGCACCGGCAGTGGCACGCCAACTCAACAGGTGCTGGTTAATAATGTCAGCGCCTTCACCGTTACTTTCGGTATGGCCACTTCCGCGACCGACGTATCGGCCTCGACCTACAGCAACAATCCCGGCGACCCGGCGCGCATTCGCAGTGTGCGCCTGAGCCTGACCCTTACCGACCCGAACAATCAGGTGGCCACTCAAACTTTCAACATGGTTGCCGCTTTGCGCAACCGCTTGCAGTGA
- a CDS encoding GspH/FimT family protein, which yields MPQQGFSLIEVLMGLAIGAIVLLLVSPAFAALRESNHRDQAAQSLLAGIRNARSMALTHNQSVVMYGINGDWSQGWRIILDISGKGPEDSSNPLLIERAGDARVPIVGNWAVSRYVRFSSLGQPLMPGRAFQAGTLHICSAHEPVSQLQVVLAATGRVRLGSEKTEQALCQKAKGVKSNGRAVL from the coding sequence ATGCCGCAACAGGGCTTCAGCCTGATTGAAGTGCTTATGGGACTGGCAATCGGCGCAATTGTTCTGCTGTTGGTCAGTCCGGCGTTCGCCGCGTTGAGAGAGTCGAATCATCGCGATCAGGCAGCGCAGTCATTGCTCGCCGGTATTCGCAATGCGCGCAGCATGGCCCTCACTCACAATCAGAGCGTGGTGATGTACGGCATCAACGGTGACTGGAGTCAGGGTTGGCGAATCATTCTGGATATCAGCGGCAAAGGGCCGGAGGACAGCAGCAATCCGCTGCTGATTGAGCGTGCAGGTGATGCGCGGGTGCCGATTGTCGGCAATTGGGCGGTCAGTCGTTATGTACGATTCAGCAGTCTGGGCCAACCACTGATGCCCGGCCGGGCGTTTCAGGCAGGGACATTACATATCTGCTCGGCTCACGAGCCGGTCAGCCAACTCCAGGTGGTGCTGGCGGCGACCGGTCGAGTGCGCCTGGGCAGTGAAAAGACTGAACAGGCGCTTTGTCAGAAGGCGAAAGGCGTTAAATCGAACGGACGCGCAGTTCTTTAG
- the ileS gene encoding isoleucine--tRNA ligase, producing MTDYKATLNLPDTAFPMKAGLPQREPQILQRWDSIGLYGKLREIGKDRPKFVLHDGPPYANGTIHIGHALNKILKDMIIRSKTLSGFDAPYVPGWDCHGLPIEHKVEVTHGKNLGADKTRELCRAYATEQIEGQKTEFIRLGVLGDFANPYKTMDFKNEAGEIRALAEIVKGGFVFKGLKPVNWCFDCGSALAEAEVEYENKKSSTIDVAFPIADEAKLAAAFGLPSLGKPASIVIWTTTPWTIPANQALNVHPEFNYALVDIGDKLLVLAEELVEACLARYGVEGSVIATTTGKELELINFRHPFYDRLSPVYLADYVELGAGTGVVHSAPAYGVDDFVTCKKYGMVNDDILNPVQSNGVYVPSLEFFGGQFIWKANPAIVDKLTEVGALMHTTVIEHSYMHCWRHKTPLIYRATAQWFIGMDKEPVSGDTLRVRSLKAIEDTKFVPAWGQARLHSMIANRPDWCISRQRNWGVPIPFFLNKESGELHPRTVELMEEVAKRVEVEGIEAWFKLDAAELLGDEAPQYDKISDTLDVWFDSGTTHWHVLRGSHPMGHETGPRADLYLEGSDQHRGWFHSSLLTGCAIDNHAPYRELLTHGFTVDESGRKMSKSLGNVIAPQKVNDTLGADIMRLWVASTDYSGEMAVSEQILQRSADAYRRIRNTARFLLSNLTGFNPATDILPAEEMLALDRWAVDRTLLLQRELQEHYGEYRFWNVYSKIHNFCVQELGGFYLDIIKDRQYTTGADSKARRSCQTALFHISEALVRWIAPILAFTADELWQYLPGERNESVMLNTWYEGLTELPEGFELGRAYWDRIMEVKVAVNKEMEIQRAAKAVGGNLQAEVTLFAEEALSADLAKLSNELRFVLITSTASVAPFVQAPADAVVTEVSGLKLQIVKSAFPKCARCWHCREDVGVNPEHPEICGRCVDNISGAGEVRHYA from the coding sequence ATGACCGACTATAAAGCCACGCTTAACCTTCCGGACACCGCCTTCCCAATGAAGGCCGGCCTGCCACAGCGCGAACCGCAGATCCTGCAGCGCTGGGACAGTATTGGCCTGTACGGAAAGTTGCGCGAGATTGGCAAGGATCGTCCGAAGTTCGTCCTGCACGACGGCCCTCCGTATGCCAACGGCACGATCCACATCGGTCACGCACTGAACAAGATTCTCAAGGACATGATCATCCGCTCGAAAACCCTTTCGGGTTTCGACGCGCCGTACGTTCCGGGTTGGGACTGCCACGGCCTGCCGATCGAGCACAAGGTTGAAGTGACCCACGGCAAGAACCTGGGCGCGGACAAGACCCGTGAACTGTGCCGTGCCTACGCCACCGAGCAGATCGAAGGGCAGAAGACCGAGTTCATCCGCCTCGGCGTGTTGGGCGACTTCGCCAACCCGTACAAGACCATGGATTTCAAGAACGAGGCCGGTGAAATCCGCGCCCTCGCCGAAATCGTCAAGGGCGGTTTCGTCTTCAAGGGCCTCAAGCCTGTGAACTGGTGCTTCGACTGCGGTTCGGCCCTGGCCGAAGCGGAAGTCGAGTACGAGAACAAAAAGTCCTCGACCATCGACGTAGCCTTCCCGATCGCCGACGAAGCCAAATTGGCTGCCGCGTTCGGTCTGCCGTCGCTGGGCAAGCCTGCTTCGATCGTGATCTGGACCACTACTCCGTGGACCATCCCGGCCAACCAGGCGCTGAACGTTCACCCGGAATTCAACTACGCACTGGTTGATATCGGCGACAAGCTGCTGGTTCTGGCTGAAGAGCTGGTTGAAGCCTGTCTGGCGCGCTACGGCGTTGAAGGTTCGGTGATCGCGACCACCACCGGTAAAGAACTCGAGCTGATCAACTTCCGTCACCCGTTCTACGACCGTCTGTCGCCAGTGTATCTGGCTGACTACGTCGAACTGGGCGCTGGCACCGGCGTGGTTCACTCCGCCCCGGCCTACGGCGTAGACGACTTCGTGACCTGCAAGAAGTACGGGATGGTCAACGACGACATCCTCAATCCGGTGCAGAGCAACGGCGTTTACGTGCCGTCGCTGGAATTCTTTGGCGGTCAGTTCATCTGGAAGGCCAACCCGGCCATCGTCGACAAGCTGACCGAAGTCGGTGCGCTGATGCACACCACCGTCATCGAACACAGCTACATGCACTGCTGGCGCCACAAGACCCCGCTGATCTACCGCGCCACTGCGCAGTGGTTCATCGGCATGGACAAAGAGCCGGTCAGCGGCGACACCCTGCGTGTGCGTTCGCTCAAAGCCATCGAAGACACCAAGTTCGTTCCGGCCTGGGGCCAGGCGCGTCTGCACTCGATGATCGCCAACCGCCCGGACTGGTGCATCTCGCGTCAGCGCAACTGGGGCGTGCCGATTCCGTTCTTCCTCAACAAGGAAAGCGGCGAGTTGCACCCACGCACCGTCGAGCTGATGGAAGAAGTCGCCAAGCGCGTTGAAGTCGAAGGCATCGAAGCCTGGTTCAAGCTCGACGCCGCCGAACTGTTGGGCGATGAAGCGCCGCAGTACGACAAGATCAGCGACACCCTCGACGTCTGGTTCGACTCGGGTACCACGCACTGGCACGTCCTGCGCGGTTCGCATCCGATGGGCCACGAGACTGGCCCGCGTGCCGATCTGTACCTGGAAGGCTCCGACCAACACCGGGGCTGGTTCCACTCGTCGCTGCTGACCGGTTGCGCGATCGACAACCACGCGCCATACCGCGAGTTGCTGACCCACGGCTTCACCGTCGACGAGTCCGGCCGCAAGATGTCCAAGTCGCTGGGCAACGTGATCGCGCCGCAGAAAGTCAACGACACCCTGGGCGCCGACATCATGCGTCTGTGGGTGGCATCGACCGACTACTCCGGCGAGATGGCTGTGTCCGAGCAGATCCTGCAACGCAGTGCGGACGCCTACCGTCGTATCCGTAACACCGCGCGCTTCCTGCTCTCCAACCTGACCGGTTTCAACCCGGCCACCGACATCCTGCCGGCAGAAGAAATGCTCGCGCTGGACCGTTGGGCGGTAGACCGCACCCTGCTGCTGCAACGCGAGTTGCAAGAGCACTACGGCGAATACCGTTTCTGGAACGTCTACTCGAAGATCCACAACTTCTGCGTGCAGGAGCTGGGTGGTTTCTACCTCGACATCATCAAGGACCGTCAGTACACCACTGGCGCCGACAGCAAGGCTCGTCGCTCGTGCCAGACCGCGCTGTTCCACATCTCCGAAGCGCTGGTGCGCTGGATCGCACCGATCCTCGCGTTCACCGCCGATGAACTGTGGCAATACCTGCCGGGCGAGCGCAACGAATCGGTGATGCTCAACACCTGGTACGAAGGTCTGACCGAGCTGCCGGAAGGCTTCGAGCTGGGTCGCGCCTACTGGGATCGCATCATGGAAGTGAAGGTTGCGGTCAACAAAGAGATGGAAATCCAGCGCGCGGCCAAGGCCGTCGGTGGCAATCTGCAGGCCGAAGTGACGCTGTTCGCCGAAGAGGCGCTGAGCGCCGATCTGGCCAAGCTGAGCAACGAGTTGCGCTTTGTTCTGATCACGTCGACCGCCAGCGTCGCGCCGTTTGTGCAGGCCCCGGCTGACGCGGTAGTCACCGAAGTCAGCGGCCTGAAGCTGCAGATCGTCAAATCGGCCTTCCCGAAATGCGCCCGTTGCTGGCATTGCCGTGAAGACGTCGGCGTGAACCCGGAGCATCCGGAAATCTGCGGTCGTTGCGTCGACAACATCAGCGGCGCTGGTGAGGTTCGTCACTATGCCTAA
- the pilV gene encoding type IV pilus modification protein PilV translates to MRAGSTSGQEGMTLIEVLVALLILTVGILGAAAVQLNSLKYTDSSRMTSQASFIAYDMMDRIRANSGADYTVTPPTSGNLNVSRDQDLYDFTTNIANFGGPTATGTITLNQRVYTITINWNDSRAANATGTTRSFVLNSRAAVDPVTTP, encoded by the coding sequence ATGAGGGCAGGGAGCACAAGCGGGCAGGAGGGCATGACGCTGATCGAGGTACTGGTCGCGTTGCTCATTCTGACGGTCGGGATTTTGGGGGCCGCAGCCGTCCAATTGAATTCGCTGAAATACACCGACAGTTCACGGATGACCAGTCAGGCGAGTTTCATCGCCTACGACATGATGGATCGCATCCGGGCCAATTCCGGAGCTGACTACACCGTTACCCCACCGACCTCGGGCAACCTGAACGTTTCCCGTGATCAGGACCTCTACGATTTCACCACCAATATCGCCAATTTCGGTGGGCCGACCGCCACCGGCACGATCACCCTCAATCAACGCGTGTACACCATTACCATCAACTGGAATGACTCGCGGGCGGCCAACGCCACCGGGACCACGCGTAGCTTTGTGCTGAATAGCCGCGCTGCGGTCGATCCGGTGACTACGCCATGA
- a CDS encoding GspH/FimT family pseudopilin, translating into MDHHSKGFTLIELLVAVAVFVILITLAVPGFTRSIQGSRADTEMGDLQRAINYARLEAIDRGVTLRLRPTAGGSVWTGELSVYDSTGTPANVLRVVPAMSSGATLTLPSGVTALDFNNLGGLAAPSTAVAISYTLGTQSRTLNVCLNGRIQLGGNCG; encoded by the coding sequence ATGGATCATCATTCAAAAGGTTTCACGCTGATCGAATTGCTGGTCGCGGTCGCCGTGTTTGTGATCCTTATTACTTTGGCGGTGCCGGGGTTTACCCGATCGATACAAGGCAGCAGGGCCGACACCGAAATGGGTGACCTGCAACGGGCAATCAATTACGCACGGCTTGAAGCGATTGATCGAGGCGTGACCCTGCGCCTGCGACCGACCGCTGGCGGTAGCGTCTGGACCGGTGAATTGTCGGTCTACGACAGTACTGGCACTCCGGCCAATGTATTGCGGGTTGTTCCAGCGATGAGCAGCGGTGCGACTCTGACGCTACCCTCTGGAGTGACCGCACTGGACTTCAACAATCTGGGCGGTTTGGCGGCCCCGTCCACGGCGGTGGCCATCAGTTACACGCTGGGAACGCAAAGCAGGACGCTGAACGTGTGTTTGAACGGACGAATTCAACTGGGTGGAAATTGCGGATGA
- the fkpB gene encoding FKBP-type peptidyl-prolyl cis-trans isomerase, translating to MAEQRIGQNTEVTLHFALRLENGDTVDSTFDKAPATFKVGDGNLLPGFEAALFGFKAGDKRTLTVEPENAFGQPNPQNVQIIPRSQFADMELSPGLLVIFNDAANTELPGVVKEFDDAQVTIDFNHPLAGKTLTFDVEIINVKAL from the coding sequence TTGGCTGAGCAACGCATCGGTCAGAACACGGAAGTCACCTTGCACTTTGCATTGCGCCTGGAGAACGGCGACACGGTCGACAGCACGTTCGACAAGGCCCCGGCGACCTTCAAGGTCGGCGACGGCAACCTGCTGCCGGGTTTCGAAGCGGCATTGTTCGGTTTCAAGGCAGGCGACAAACGTACGCTGACCGTTGAGCCGGAAAACGCTTTCGGCCAGCCGAACCCGCAGAACGTACAGATCATTCCGCGCTCGCAGTTTGCCGACATGGAACTGTCGCCGGGTTTGCTGGTGATCTTCAACGATGCGGCCAATACTGAGCTGCCGGGCGTGGTGAAAGAATTCGATGACGCGCAAGTAACCATCGACTTCAACCACCCGCTGGCGGGCAAGACGCTGACCTTTGACGTCGAAATCATCAACGTCAAAGCGCTGTAA
- the lspA gene encoding signal peptidase II, translating into MPNAIGRFGRLGWLWLSLLVLVIDQASKFYFEGKLEMFQQIVIIPDYFSWTLAYNTGAAFSFLADSSGWQRWLFALIAIVVSAVLVVWLKRLGRNETWLAIALALVLGGALGNLYDRIALGHVIDFILVHWQNRWYFPAFNFADSAITVGAVMLALDMFKSKKTGEAVHD; encoded by the coding sequence ATGCCTAATGCCATTGGCCGTTTCGGACGGTTGGGCTGGCTCTGGTTGAGTTTGCTGGTTCTGGTCATCGACCAGGCCAGCAAGTTCTACTTCGAAGGCAAGCTCGAAATGTTCCAGCAGATCGTGATCATTCCCGATTACTTCAGCTGGACCCTGGCCTACAACACCGGCGCTGCGTTCAGCTTCCTGGCTGACAGCTCCGGCTGGCAGCGCTGGCTGTTCGCCCTGATCGCGATCGTGGTCAGCGCGGTGCTGGTGGTCTGGCTCAAACGTCTTGGCCGTAACGAAACCTGGCTGGCCATCGCTTTGGCGCTGGTGCTGGGCGGTGCGCTGGGCAATCTGTATGACCGCATCGCCCTGGGCCATGTGATCGATTTCATTCTGGTGCACTGGCAGAATCGCTGGTACTTCCCGGCGTTCAACTTCGCCGACAGCGCCATCACCGTCGGTGCGGTGATGCTGGCACTGGATATGTTCAAATCCAAGAAAACCGGAGAAGCCGTTCATGACTGA
- a CDS encoding PilX N-terminal domain-containing pilus assembly protein yields MTISLHQRQAQRGMILLVSLVFLLLLTLIGLSSMQSANLQEKMAGSVSLRNQSFQAAEAALRIGESAVQLASYSLAVCSGTVQCAPPAESSVVSAAGLNSTSGVTWIAAGNGFYGVQNIGTTLTAVNVPSNTSATLYRVTAVGITGTSRSVVESVYAKY; encoded by the coding sequence ATGACTATTTCTCTTCATCAGCGTCAGGCGCAGCGCGGCATGATTTTGCTGGTCAGTCTGGTGTTTCTGTTGCTGCTGACATTGATTGGCTTGTCATCGATGCAGAGCGCGAACCTTCAGGAAAAAATGGCCGGAAGCGTGAGCCTGCGCAATCAGTCGTTTCAGGCCGCCGAGGCCGCGTTGCGTATCGGTGAAAGCGCAGTGCAACTCGCCAGTTACTCATTGGCCGTGTGCAGTGGCACGGTGCAGTGCGCGCCACCTGCAGAATCATCGGTGGTCAGTGCCGCGGGGCTGAACTCGACTTCCGGAGTCACCTGGATTGCTGCCGGTAACGGCTTCTATGGTGTGCAGAACATTGGCACCACCTTGACCGCGGTGAACGTGCCGAGTAATACCTCGGCGACCTTGTATCGGGTGACCGCTGTCGGCATCACCGGCACTTCGCGCAGTGTAGTGGAGAGTGTCTATGCGAAGTACTGA
- the ribF gene encoding bifunctional riboflavin kinase/FAD synthetase has protein sequence MQLVRGLHNLRPQHRGCVATIGNFDGVHRGHQAILARLRERAHELGVPSCVVIFEPQPREFFAPETAPARLARLRDKLQLLAAEGVDRVLCLAFNQRLSKLSASEFVDTILVDGLGVQHLEVGDDFRFGCDRLGDFDFLLQAGQMHGFTVEAAQTVELDGIRVSSTQVRNALAAADFALAERLLGRPYRIAGRVLHGQKLARQLGTPTANIQLKRRRVPFTGVYLVEVDIDGKTWPGVANIGVRPTVQGDGKAHLEVHLLDFAGDLYDRRLTVVFHQKLREEQRFASLEALKTAINADVATARALAAPSAHR, from the coding sequence ATGCAGCTGGTTCGAGGCCTCCACAACTTGCGCCCCCAGCATCGGGGCTGCGTCGCCACTATTGGCAACTTTGACGGTGTTCACCGTGGTCACCAGGCTATCCTGGCCCGACTGCGTGAGCGTGCGCATGAGTTGGGCGTACCCAGCTGCGTGGTGATTTTCGAGCCGCAGCCACGGGAATTCTTTGCGCCAGAGACCGCTCCGGCACGTCTGGCCCGGTTGCGCGACAAGCTGCAACTGCTGGCGGCCGAAGGCGTTGACCGGGTCCTGTGCCTGGCGTTCAACCAGCGCCTGAGCAAACTCAGCGCCAGTGAGTTCGTCGACACCATTCTGGTGGACGGCCTCGGCGTACAGCATCTGGAAGTGGGTGATGACTTTCGCTTCGGCTGCGATCGCCTCGGCGATTTCGACTTCCTGCTGCAGGCCGGGCAGATGCACGGTTTTACCGTTGAGGCCGCGCAAACCGTCGAGCTGGATGGCATTCGCGTCAGCAGCACGCAGGTGCGCAACGCGTTGGCTGCCGCGGATTTCGCCTTGGCCGAACGTTTGCTCGGTCGCCCGTACCGCATCGCCGGTCGCGTGCTGCATGGCCAGAAACTGGCCCGGCAACTGGGTACGCCCACTGCCAACATTCAACTCAAGCGTCGTCGCGTGCCGTTCACCGGGGTGTATCTGGTGGAGGTCGATATCGACGGCAAGACCTGGCCCGGCGTCGCCAATATCGGCGTGCGGCCCACGGTGCAAGGTGATGGCAAGGCCCACCTTGAAGTGCATCTTTTAGATTTTGCCGGCGATCTGTATGACCGGCGTTTGACGGTGGTTTTCCACCAAAAGCTGCGTGAAGAGCAGCGCTTCGCCTCTCTGGAGGCATTGAAAACGGCGATCAATGCGGATGTCGCCACCGCCCGTGCACTAGCCGCACCTAGCGCCCATCGCTAA